A stretch of DNA from Brevibacillus ruminantium:
TAGCGGTCACGAGCGTCGAACTCCTGTCTAGGCCATTAGCCGACTTTCTATCCCAATACCCGAAAACCGCTTTCCGAATAACCCAAGTTTCTATGATGGAACTGGAGCCTCTTCTGCTGAGTGGAGAAGTGGACATATGTCTCACAGCATTACCTACACAAAATGCTGGAGTGTGCTCCACCCATGTCTTGGAGGAAGAAGTATACCTTGCTGTCCCTCCTAACCATCGATATTCAGACCGACAGAGCATCTCTTTGGCAGAAGCTGCAACTGAAGCTTTCATTGGTTACAATGAGGGGCAATTTTATCAACCGCTGAACGATATCTTTTTTGGAGAGGCTGGAATTCATCCTAATTATATATGCAGGGTAAACGAGCCTTCTGCTATTGCGAGTCTTGTCCGGGCCGGGGTTGGTGTCGCTCTTGTTGGTGAGTGCGGACGAAACGCTGACTCTCCACTCACTTTATTAAAGATTCATGACCACAGTACAAAACGTCATTATAGGTTCATTTGGCTTGAATCACGATATTTATCTGTAGCAGCCAGAAAATTCTTGGAGTTCGCAACGGAATTTTTCTGCAAGCCTAGGACAAGTTAGTCATTCTCTTTCTGTACCTCAGGGGCCCTCTCCTCTCCCCATTGCTGCATGAGAGTACGGTCGATTCAGCGAACCGTCCAATGCCATTTGAGGGCTTCTTTTTCTACTTTTTTGACAAAGTCATCTTTCCCGTCACCATAGCTGTCTATGTCCGTTGGAAATTGTTCAGCCAGTTTGCTTTTTAATTCTCCGTATTCCTTGCAAACATTCGGATTTTGGCGAAGATAATCCCTGAACGCGAGGTGCCTTTCAATTTCTTGAATATGATCGTACTGGAATGCATGAATGTGATGCGTGCGATGATCTCCGCCTTTACGGTAATATCGCCTTCCTGTAATCCCAAATTCGCCCATGACTTCATAACCAAGATTTTCAAATTGCGCAGCATATGTATCTAATTTACTGATGTCACTTGCGACAAGCAGAATGTCAATGATCGGTTTTGCTTTCAAATCCGGAACCGAAGTACTGCCAATGTGAAAACAGTTCACGAGTTCATCTTGAAGCATTTCCTTGATTGCCTGTTCTTCTTTTTGATACTCGATTGGCCAATTTGGGTCATATTCCACGACTGTGATATTCATAACGATACCTCCTCATTCTTTGCGATCTTGATTTGGGCATTCGCGCAAGCTAGATGTCGACAATCAGGAAGACTTTGCGCTCATGAAGGAGTTTGCGACTGAAAGAATCCCTGTATCGTCAGCATTTGGTGTAAAGGATCATGAGCATTTGGTGTAAAGGATCATGAGCATTTGTTGATGTTTTACTTTATTCTCGTTTTTCGTGATGCCATCTACTACGACCAAGTTGAGGATGTGATTCTTCTCTTTGAGCAAAAAGAGAATCAGTTGCATGTTTTTGATATCGTGAGTAAACGGAAAATCAATGTGGAGGCAGTTGTCAGTCATATGATTTCTGAGAAGACGGAGGTCGTTCATTTTTACTTTGTACCTGACAGCGACAATCCGAACATCCAGTCAGCTTTGATTACGGGGACAGATGATACGTTGTTTATTCGCCCATCCGTAATAGATAGAGGAAAACTATTTCGATTGCCGCTTACTTCTCATGCGTAGCTTTTCGTATTATCGTATAAGAAGAAATATTACGAATCAGCATGCCTGACGAAAAACCGGTATACAGAAGCCTCAAGAATCGAGTCTCGACGCTTGAGGCTTTTCTCATGGACGCCTCAAAGAGTATGCAAAAAGCTCCTGAATTGCCACATAGACAAATTCAAGAGCTCGTTTATTTAGGTATGGTGCGGTCGAGAGGACTTGAACCTCCACGGTGTTGCCACCACTAGAACCTGAATCTAGCGCGTCTGCCAATTCCGCCACGACCGCAAAATATGATGTGAGTGGTGCCGGCGATAGGACTTGAACCCACAACCCCCTGATTACAAGTCAGGTGCTCTACCAATTGAGCTACACCGGCAAATGATGAATTGGGCAATTCTCCATGAACCTTCTACGAGGGTGATCCCGTTTACGGGTGAGAGGCCCATGACTTCTTTAGAAATGGCGGAGCTGACGGGACTCGAACCCGCGACCTCCGGTGTGACAGACCGGCGTGAACTCCAACTTCACCACAGCTCCATGTTTTGTCGTCTCCCGCTTGTCTCTCGCGGCGACTCTTGTAATATAGCATGTATAAAAAAAGAATACAAGGACTTTATCTAAAATCTTTTTAAAAAATTTTCATAGATTTACCAATCATTTTTCGCTACAATTTAATGTAGTCAAATGCGGAAATTAGTAGAAAGGAGACGACCTCCATGAAGCAAACGACAAGAATCCTTACCATTCTCTCCTTTTTCACACTCATGCCACTTACTGCGTATGCATCCTCCCCTG
This window harbors:
- a CDS encoding LysR family transcriptional regulator; the encoded protein is MDTSHLYYFRTIARIQHMTKAAEELQITQPSLSKIIARLEEDLGIPLFDRQGRNIRLNTFGKVFLRKVEIALNALEDGRKEIEELSGLYSGSVHLAVTSVELLSRPLADFLSQYPKTAFRITQVSMMELEPLLLSGEVDICLTALPTQNAGVCSTHVLEEEVYLAVPPNHRYSDRQSISLAEAATEAFIGYNEGQFYQPLNDIFFGEAGIHPNYICRVNEPSAIASLVRAGVGVALVGECGRNADSPLTLLKIHDHSTKRHYRFIWLESRYLSVAARKFLEFATEFFCKPRTS
- a CDS encoding GrpB family protein, whose translation is MNITVVEYDPNWPIEYQKEEQAIKEMLQDELVNCFHIGSTSVPDLKAKPIIDILLVASDISKLDTYAAQFENLGYEVMGEFGITGRRYYRKGGDHRTHHIHAFQYDHIQEIERHLAFRDYLRQNPNVCKEYGELKSKLAEQFPTDIDSYGDGKDDFVKKVEKEALKWHWTVR